In Selenomonadales bacterium, the sequence CTTCGTCGTCAAGTCCGAGGTTGCGCACGAACGTGATCACCTGTTCGTCGTCATACTGCTCCATGAGAGCCAGCTTGACTTCGCTCGCCACGGCGCGGTCGTATACCTGCGTGATGACGAGAGCCGCTACATTGTCGGGCGGCAGGTCGCCGATATCATCACCGTCTAAGATGGTCAGCCCGTTGATGGGATCGACACCAAGACGAACGTAGAGCACTTCGAGAAAGCTCATCGCAGGCAGTATCGTAAGCGATACGCCTTCTTTTTCTGCACGAGCGCGCAGCATCTGCACCGTTTTTTCCGCAACGAGCGGACTGCCCGGTACCGCATAGATAAGTCTGCCCGACTCTTTTGCAAGCGCAAGACACTCGTCTGTGATCGTCGTGTACACTTCGTCGAACGTATCTTTTTCGTCATATATATGGTCGAAGCTTGAGAATGTGTATCCTTCTTCGCCGAGCTGTTCAACGGTCGGATGCTTCGCCGTACGCAATCGTACGCAGGCTTCCTCCGTCAACAGTTTTTTCGTTTCTTCCGTCATAAGGCCTTTGCGACCTGCGCCAAGACCGACTACGATCAATTCACTCATCTCTATTGCCTCCCTATTTTTTCAAAAGCCCAATTTTGCGAAGTACGCGCGCAAGCGGTGCGCCGACTTTCGGTACACGAGCAAGGTCATCTTCGGCGATCGCGCCGAGAAGGATCAGACCGACACCGTACACAGCGACACCAACTAAGATCGCCACGAGCGTCGAGAGCGTGTTGCTCGCAAGCTGGAGCATAACAAAATCATACGAGAAGATAACAGCCGCGCCCATCAGCGTTGCCGCCAGACACGTTTTTATGATATCCACCACATTCGGCGAATAGCCGACATAGCGATGGACGAAATACAAGTTGAGCATTGCCGCAACGGCAAAGTCGATATTCGTCGCCCAAGCCGCACCGTTGATGCCCCATTCGGGAAGTGCCGTCCAGTACCAGCTGAGAGCGACTTTTACGACGGCCGATATCGCCAAGTTGATAAGCGGGATCGCCGTGTGGCCGATACCTTGCAGGATACCTGTCGTGACCTGACCGAGGCCGAGCACGATGATACCGAACGAGAGGATACCGATACATCCGCCCGCATTCGGCGTCGCATAGAGCATCTCGGAGATCGGCGTTGCCAACAGGAACAGACCCACACAGCTCGGTATCGTGATAAAGTTCGCGATACGGATAGCCGTCGATGTCTGCTGCAGGATACTTCTCGAATCCTTCAGCGTAAACGCCGCCGATACAGCAGGTACGAGCGATGCCGCCAGCGATGCCGTGAGAATCGTCGGCAGGTTGATAAGCGCAACTGCCATACCTGTCAAGTAGCCGAACAGCTCCGTCGCCGCTTCGGTCGTATAGCCTGCCACTTCAAGACGAGCAGGTACGACCAGAAGGTCGATGTTCGCCGTCAGCGGCATCAGCATATTCGCAAGCGTAACAGGGAGCGACAGCTTGAAGATACGGCTGATGATCTTCATACGAGGAAGCTCTTCCGTCATCGGCTGCACCGCTTCCATCTCTCTCATCGAACGACGCTGTTTCCAGTAGTAACCGATGAGAACAAGAAGACCGAACGCCGCCCCCGGTGCCGCACCGAAGCTGGCACCTGCCGCCGCATACTCAAGCCCCGACGGGAGAAGCAGATACGCCAGAAGGATCATGACAAGCACGCGGAAGAACTGCTCGACGATCTGCGAAACAGCCGTCGGCGTCATCTGCTGAAGCCCTTGGAAATATCCGCGGAAGCTCGCCAATATCGGTACAAACAAGATCGCAGGCGACAGTGCCGCGATCGCCCAGTACGCGCGTGTATCACGGACGAACCCACTCGATGTCAGCCAGTCCG encodes:
- a CDS encoding polysaccharide biosynthesis protein, giving the protein MSKQAFIRGALILTLAGIIVKVIGSVNRILLSRLLGGEGIGLYQMAYPLYLLALGVSSAGIPVAISIMVSERMALNDYRGARKVFHMAVAMMTITGIVFSALLFLGADWLTSSGFVRDTRAYWAIAALSPAILFVPILASFRGYFQGLQQMTPTAVSQIVEQFFRVLVMILLAYLLLPSGLEYAAAGASFGAAPGAAFGLLVLIGYYWKQRRSMREMEAVQPMTEELPRMKIISRIFKLSLPVTLANMLMPLTANIDLLVVPARLEVAGYTTEAATELFGYLTGMAVALINLPTILTASLAASLVPAVSAAFTLKDSRSILQQTSTAIRIANFITIPSCVGLFLLATPISEMLYATPNAGGCIGILSFGIIVLGLGQVTTGILQGIGHTAIPLINLAISAVVKVALSWYWTALPEWGINGAAWATNIDFAVAAMLNLYFVHRYVGYSPNVVDIIKTCLAATLMGAAVIFSYDFVMLQLASNTLSTLVAILVGVAVYGVGLILLGAIAEDDLARVPKVGAPLARVLRKIGLLKK